A stretch of Rhodoferax potami DNA encodes these proteins:
- the ribD gene encoding bifunctional diaminohydroxyphosphoribosylaminopyrimidine deaminase/5-amino-6-(5-phosphoribosylamino)uracil reductase RibD, which translates to MIELALVASLPSLWVTSPNPRVGCVLTSSDGSAVGQGHTQKAGGPHAEVMALRDAAERGNSVQGATAYVTLEPCSHHGRTGPCCDALIQAGIKKVVATNLDPNPLVAGNGFAKLRAAGVEVEVLTPDHPLAIQSRELNIGFFSRMIRKTPWVRMKVAASLDGTTALDNGASQWITGPDARADGHAWRARSCAILTGIGTVLADRPRLDVRLVDTPRQPHLVVVDSKLETPPDAPFFIAGRAVFIYTNGQNASKRAALEQAGATIVDMPERNSEGALTGKVDLAAMMFDLGRREINELHAEAGFKLNGSLVRAGLVDEFVVYLSPKLLGQGAGMFHIGPLSELGQGVELEFKSTDMVGPDLRVVARVQGRDRF; encoded by the coding sequence TTGATTGAACTTGCACTTGTAGCGTCGCTCCCCTCACTTTGGGTCACCAGCCCCAATCCCCGAGTAGGGTGCGTGCTTACAAGCTCAGATGGCTCAGCAGTCGGCCAGGGCCACACCCAGAAAGCCGGTGGCCCCCACGCCGAAGTCATGGCCTTGCGCGACGCGGCTGAAAGAGGCAACTCAGTCCAAGGGGCCACCGCTTACGTCACTCTTGAGCCCTGCTCCCACCATGGCCGCACCGGCCCTTGCTGCGATGCGCTGATACAGGCGGGTATCAAAAAAGTGGTGGCTACCAACCTGGACCCCAATCCCTTGGTGGCGGGCAACGGCTTTGCAAAGCTGCGCGCGGCGGGTGTTGAGGTCGAAGTGCTAACACCTGACCATCCGCTGGCAATTCAATCCCGCGAATTGAATATCGGGTTTTTCAGCCGAATGATCCGCAAGACCCCTTGGGTGCGCATGAAGGTGGCTGCGTCATTGGATGGCACTACCGCGCTCGACAATGGCGCAAGCCAATGGATCACCGGGCCTGATGCGCGGGCGGACGGCCATGCATGGCGTGCCCGGTCGTGCGCCATACTCACCGGCATAGGCACCGTGTTGGCAGACCGGCCCCGATTGGATGTCCGCCTCGTGGACACCCCGCGGCAGCCGCATCTCGTGGTGGTGGACAGCAAGTTGGAAACGCCGCCGGATGCTCCGTTTTTTATAGCGGGTCGTGCAGTATTTATCTACACCAACGGCCAAAACGCCTCTAAAAGAGCCGCTCTAGAGCAGGCTGGCGCAACGATCGTGGATATGCCGGAGCGCAACTCCGAAGGCGCGCTCACGGGCAAAGTCGACCTAGCGGCCATGATGTTTGACCTTGGCCGCCGCGAAATCAACGAGCTGCATGCAGAAGCTGGCTTCAAACTCAATGGCTCGCTGGTCCGCGCTGGTTTGGTAGACGAGTTTGTGGTGTATCTTTCGCCCAAACTGCTGGGCCAGGGCGCTGGAATGTTCCATATCGGCCCACTCAGCGAGTTGGGTCAAGGCGTAGAACTGGAATTCAAGTCTACTGATATGGTGGGCCCTGACTTGCGCGTAGTCGCGCGGGTGCAAGGGCGCGACCGGTTCTAG
- a CDS encoding riboflavin synthase: protein MFTGIITGVGRISAVQALGESTTHGKRLTIEAPVGYLDDVGLGDSIALNGACMTVTTFDVAAQKFTIDISAESLDKTAGLDGLGTVNLEKALRANDRLGGHIVSGHVDGMGSISHFAQVGESWELRVMAPPSLAKYLAYKGSITVNGVSLTVNRVADLPGGCEISINLIPHTVENTALGTLAQGSRVNLEIDTVARYVERMMSAPAV from the coding sequence ATGTTTACAGGCATCATTACCGGCGTAGGCCGCATTTCCGCCGTCCAAGCTCTGGGCGAATCCACCACCCATGGCAAGCGCTTGACGATCGAGGCGCCGGTAGGCTACCTCGACGATGTGGGCCTCGGCGACAGCATTGCGCTCAACGGCGCCTGCATGACCGTCACCACCTTTGATGTAGCGGCGCAAAAATTCACCATCGACATTTCTGCCGAGTCCCTCGATAAAACAGCGGGCCTCGACGGGCTGGGCACCGTCAACCTTGAGAAGGCCTTGCGCGCCAACGATCGCTTGGGCGGGCACATCGTGTCGGGCCATGTGGACGGTATGGGCAGCATCAGCCACTTTGCCCAAGTGGGTGAAAGCTGGGAGCTGCGGGTGATGGCGCCCCCTAGTTTGGCCAAGTACTTGGCCTACAAAGGCTCGATCACGGTCAATGGTGTGAGCCTGACGGTGAACCGCGTAGCGGACTTGCCCGGTGGATGCGAGATAAGTATCAATCTGATCCCCCACACGGTGGAAAACACTGCCTTGGGCACTCTCGCCCAAGGCAGCCGCGTCAATTTGGAGATTGATACGGTGGCGCGCTATGTGGAGCGCATGATGTCTGCGCCCGCGGTTTAA
- the rpiA gene encoding ribose-5-phosphate isomerase RpiA: MTTSTPPALTQDELKTLVGQAALQYVVPGEIVGVGTGSTVNKFIDALATIKDQIKGAVSSSVASTERLQALGIQVFDSNEVDKLSVYIDGADEIDGAGNMVKGGGAALTREKIVAAQSAKFVCIADESKLVQTLGKFPLPVEVIPMATQRVIAQFAAQGGKGAIRLKDGKPLVTDNGQYIVDVTGLQITDPLAFEAEVSQWPGVVTVGVFAYQRAQVCLLGTATGVKTLSFE, encoded by the coding sequence ATGACCACATCCACACCCCCCGCACTGACCCAAGACGAACTCAAAACCCTGGTAGGCCAGGCCGCCCTGCAGTACGTGGTGCCCGGCGAGATCGTGGGCGTGGGCACCGGCTCCACCGTGAACAAGTTCATTGACGCGCTGGCCACCATCAAAGACCAGATCAAGGGCGCAGTATCCAGCTCTGTGGCCAGCACCGAGCGCTTGCAGGCGCTGGGTATCCAGGTGTTTGACAGCAACGAGGTGGACAAGCTATCGGTCTACATCGACGGTGCCGACGAGATCGATGGCGCCGGCAATATGGTCAAGGGCGGTGGTGCTGCACTGACTCGCGAAAAAATTGTGGCCGCCCAAAGCGCCAAGTTCGTGTGCATTGCCGACGAGTCCAAGCTGGTGCAAACGCTGGGCAAGTTCCCCTTGCCGGTGGAAGTCATTCCCATGGCGACACAGCGTGTCATCGCCCAGTTCGCGGCCCAAGGCGGCAAGGGCGCCATCCGCCTGAAAGACGGCAAACCGCTGGTGACCGACAACGGCCAGTACATCGTGGATGTGACCGGACTGCAGATCACCGACCCGCTGGCGTTTGAGGCCGAAGTCAGTCAGTGGCCTGGCGTGGTGACGGTGGGTGTGTTTGCCTACCAGCGCGCCCAGGTGTGCTTGCTAGGCACTGCCACTGGCGTCAAAACGTTGTCGTTTGAGTAA
- a CDS encoding quinone-dependent dihydroorotate dehydrogenase, translating into MSLVPYALARRVLFNLDPEVAHDITMAGLAASQGNPLKLAYCNSRVDDPVTIAGLKFPNRVGMAAGLDKNARCIDGLGAMGFGFVEVGTVTPLAQPGNPKPRMFRLPEANALINRLGFNNHGLDAFIANVQRSALRQSKNPSLLLGLNIGKNAATPIEKATDDYLICLDGVYPHADYITVNISSPNTKNLRSLQSDEALDALLGAIAERREQLAQKHGQRKPVFLKIAPDLEADQVAVIAATLQRYGTDSSGKVNNAWGVIGTNTTLSREAVKGMPHCDEAGGLSGAPVLEKSNAVIGQLRAALGKDFPIIGVGGIMSAADAVSKIKAGADAVQIYTGLIYSGPQLVKDVAVAIKNLKK; encoded by the coding sequence ATGTCTCTGGTGCCCTACGCCCTCGCCCGCCGCGTTTTGTTCAATCTGGACCCCGAAGTCGCCCACGACATCACCATGGCAGGCCTCGCTGCCAGCCAGGGTAACCCTCTCAAACTGGCCTACTGCAACAGCCGGGTGGACGACCCTGTCACCATCGCCGGCTTGAAGTTTCCCAACCGCGTAGGCATGGCCGCCGGCCTGGACAAAAACGCCCGCTGCATTGACGGCCTGGGCGCCATGGGCTTCGGCTTTGTGGAAGTGGGCACCGTCACCCCGCTGGCCCAGCCGGGCAACCCCAAGCCCCGCATGTTCCGTCTGCCAGAGGCCAACGCGCTCATCAACCGCCTGGGCTTTAACAACCACGGCTTGGATGCCTTCATTGCGAATGTGCAGCGTTCTGCCCTGCGCCAGAGCAAAAATCCGTCGCTGCTGCTGGGCCTGAACATCGGCAAAAACGCAGCCACCCCGATCGAAAAAGCCACCGACGATTACCTGATCTGTCTGGACGGTGTGTACCCTCATGCGGACTACATCACCGTCAACATCTCCAGCCCCAACACCAAGAACCTGCGTAGCCTGCAAAGCGACGAGGCGCTGGACGCCCTGCTGGGCGCCATTGCCGAACGCCGTGAGCAACTGGCCCAGAAGCATGGCCAGCGCAAACCCGTCTTTTTGAAAATCGCCCCGGATCTGGAGGCCGACCAAGTCGCCGTGATCGCCGCCACCCTCCAACGCTATGGCACTGACAGCAGTGGCAAGGTCAACAATGCTTGGGGTGTGATCGGCACCAACACCACTTTGTCTCGTGAAGCCGTCAAGGGAATGCCTCACTGCGACGAGGCAGGCGGCCTGTCAGGCGCGCCGGTGCTGGAGAAAAGCAACGCTGTCATTGGCCAACTGCGTGCAGCGCTGGGCAAAGACTTCCCGATCATCGGGGTGGGCGGCATCATGAGCGCAGCCGATGCGGTGAGCAAAATCAAAGCGGGTGCGGATGCAGTGCAAATCTACACCGGTTTGATCTACTCCGGACCGCAGCTGGTGAAAGACGTAGCCGTGGCCATCAAAAACTTAAAGAAATAA
- a CDS encoding DUF4394 domain-containing protein, translated as MKISPTLRRSALAGSAFIALALSGCTAMQEGAGTPSKETLQVVTDKLELLTLNAGQPTKVLKRVQLSGLATGDTLVGIDYRIAKGVLFALAKSGRLYTVDTATGVLKPVGAAPAVALQGDAIGMDFNPVADRVRVMSTSGQNVRLHPDTGALAATDPVPFYAAGDRRAGVKPEVAAAAYTYNKKDDKLTTNFAIDRNGGFLVTMGSAEGVQPVVSFNTGQLYTVGALGVTDMSDASMDIADVSGAAFAAVRLKSHATTRLYSVDLQTGKGTFIGTIGDGARVLGLAVEP; from the coding sequence ATGAAAATATCGCCCACACTGCGCCGCAGCGCGTTAGCCGGTAGTGCGTTTATCGCCTTAGCCTTGAGCGGATGCACCGCGATGCAAGAAGGCGCCGGCACGCCGAGCAAAGAAACCTTGCAAGTGGTGACTGACAAGCTGGAGCTCTTGACGCTCAATGCCGGCCAGCCGACCAAGGTCTTGAAGCGGGTGCAGCTCTCCGGGCTGGCCACGGGCGATACCCTGGTCGGGATCGACTACCGCATCGCCAAAGGGGTGCTGTTTGCGTTGGCCAAGTCCGGCCGGCTCTACACCGTGGATACCGCTACCGGCGTTTTGAAGCCGGTGGGTGCGGCGCCAGCGGTGGCCTTACAGGGCGACGCCATCGGCATGGATTTCAACCCGGTGGCCGACCGTGTGCGGGTCATGAGCACCAGTGGCCAGAATGTGCGGCTGCACCCCGACACCGGTGCCCTGGCCGCGACAGACCCTGTGCCGTTTTATGCCGCAGGCGACCGGCGTGCAGGTGTGAAGCCAGAGGTGGCCGCAGCGGCCTACACCTACAACAAAAAAGACGACAAGCTGACCACCAACTTTGCGATCGACCGCAACGGAGGCTTCCTGGTCACCATGGGTAGCGCGGAAGGCGTGCAGCCCGTGGTGTCATTCAACACGGGCCAGCTCTACACCGTGGGTGCCCTCGGTGTGACCGACATGTCGGATGCGAGCATGGACATTGCAGACGTCAGCGGTGCCGCATTTGCGGCAGTGCGCCTGAAGTCCCACGCCACCACACGCCTATACAGCGTAGATTTGCAGACAGGCAAAGGCACCTTTATCGGCACCATCGGAGATGGAGCCAGGGTCTTGGGCTTGGCCGTCGAGCCCTGA
- a CDS encoding NAD(P)/FAD-dependent oxidoreductase, whose amino-acid sequence MERVDCVVVGAGVVGLAVARAIAQTGRDVWVLEACDAIGTQTSSRSSEVIHAGIYYPSGSLKARLCVQGKQQLYHYLEERQLPFQRCGKLMVATRPEQMLQLERLHRQAIANGVFDLEFLSAAQASAREPHLHCVGALWSPSTGILDSHALMVSLWGDLEAAGGVVALNSPLAGAMYAHGAINLVANDGTEFQAALVINAAGLQACAVARHCKGMLVDTIPQARYAKGNYFTLAGRSPFTHLVYPMPEAAGLGVHLTLDLGGQARFGPDVQWVDDPADLDVEPGRGEAFYQAIRSYWPALPDGALQPAYAGMRPKISGPGEPAADFLIQTAEVHGVPGWINLFGIESPGLTSALAIADHVVGLIHAT is encoded by the coding sequence ATGGAGCGCGTAGATTGCGTGGTGGTGGGGGCGGGCGTTGTAGGCTTAGCAGTCGCGCGGGCTATTGCCCAAACCGGGCGGGATGTGTGGGTGCTTGAGGCCTGCGATGCGATAGGCACCCAGACCAGTTCGCGCAGCAGCGAGGTGATCCACGCCGGCATCTACTACCCCAGTGGCTCGCTCAAGGCACGGCTGTGTGTTCAAGGCAAACAGCAGCTGTACCACTATCTCGAAGAGCGGCAGTTGCCTTTTCAGCGGTGTGGCAAGTTGATGGTGGCGACCCGGCCGGAGCAGATGCTGCAGCTGGAGAGATTGCACCGGCAGGCAATTGCCAATGGCGTATTCGACCTTGAGTTTTTGAGTGCCGCACAGGCAAGCGCCAGGGAGCCCCATCTTCACTGTGTGGGTGCCTTGTGGTCACCCAGCACCGGCATTCTGGATAGCCATGCGCTGATGGTGTCTTTGTGGGGCGATCTGGAGGCGGCGGGCGGTGTTGTGGCATTGAATTCGCCCTTGGCCGGCGCAATGTATGCGCATGGCGCTATAAATTTGGTAGCAAATGATGGCACTGAATTTCAAGCCGCGCTGGTCATCAATGCGGCGGGTTTGCAAGCCTGTGCGGTAGCTCGCCACTGCAAAGGAATGTTGGTCGACACCATCCCACAAGCACGTTACGCCAAGGGCAACTATTTCACCCTGGCAGGGCGCAGCCCCTTCACCCATCTGGTGTACCCGATGCCGGAGGCGGCGGGCCTAGGCGTGCACCTCACCCTGGACCTCGGCGGGCAAGCCCGCTTCGGGCCGGATGTCCAGTGGGTGGATGATCCTGCGGATTTGGACGTGGAGCCCGGCAGAGGCGAGGCTTTTTACCAGGCGATTCGCAGCTATTGGCCGGCTTTGCCTGATGGTGCCCTTCAGCCCGCGTATGCCGGAATGCGACCCAAGATTTCCGGTCCCGGTGAGCCCGCTGCTGACTTTTTGATCCAGACCGCGGAGGTACACGGCGTGCCCGGTTGGATCAATTTGTTCGGCATCGAGTCCCCGGGCTTGACCAGTGCACTGGCAATCGCCGACCATGTGGTCGGACTGATTCACGCAACCTGA
- a CDS encoding alpha/beta hydrolase, with product MKPAYPSAHSAATAVAPAFAKQGWFKAITGTLAVLAVLVAVYLVGPRNEFGAPTATPRAQAPQDLAALDAWLAVQEATVPGIKTGNAKGIVWAKNPGQKTPWAVVYLHGFSASRLETAPLTGQVAQGLGANVFYTRLTGHGVPGAAMGDAKVQDWLADAQEALNIGRQLGDRVLVISCSTGATLATWLEVNGPKTGVAGHVFVSPNFGPKDERADLINGPWGHQIAFALLGQERTHTPASDAESQAWTSSYPTRSLFPMMALVKATRESPLERFSAPVMMLYSADDKTVEPRLSQAALDRFSSSNKNLVKVDYSEAKGQHVLAGEIRAPAATAPMAQSILQWVATLGPLAP from the coding sequence TTGAAGCCTGCTTATCCATCTGCCCATTCAGCCGCGACGGCCGTGGCTCCTGCTTTTGCCAAGCAAGGTTGGTTCAAAGCGATCACCGGGACACTCGCTGTTTTGGCCGTGCTGGTGGCGGTCTATCTGGTGGGCCCCCGCAACGAATTTGGTGCCCCAACAGCGACACCGCGCGCCCAAGCCCCCCAGGACTTGGCCGCTTTGGATGCCTGGCTGGCAGTACAAGAGGCCACCGTGCCCGGTATCAAAACGGGAAATGCCAAGGGCATCGTTTGGGCGAAAAACCCCGGCCAGAAAACACCGTGGGCTGTGGTCTACCTGCACGGTTTCTCTGCCAGCAGGCTGGAAACCGCCCCCCTCACCGGACAAGTGGCGCAGGGTCTGGGCGCCAACGTGTTCTACACCCGTCTGACGGGCCATGGCGTGCCTGGCGCAGCCATGGGCGACGCCAAGGTGCAAGACTGGCTGGCAGACGCACAAGAAGCGCTGAATATCGGGCGTCAGTTGGGCGATCGGGTGTTGGTCATCAGCTGCTCTACCGGTGCAACGCTGGCGACCTGGCTCGAAGTCAACGGCCCCAAAACCGGTGTAGCCGGACATGTGTTTGTATCCCCCAACTTCGGGCCTAAAGACGAGCGCGCAGATCTGATCAACGGCCCATGGGGCCACCAGATCGCTTTTGCCTTGCTCGGCCAGGAGCGTACCCACACGCCCGCCAGCGATGCTGAAAGCCAAGCCTGGACCAGCAGCTACCCGACCCGCAGCCTGTTTCCCATGATGGCACTGGTCAAAGCCACCCGCGAGAGCCCGCTGGAGCGCTTCTCGGCGCCCGTCATGATGCTGTACAGCGCCGACGACAAAACGGTAGAACCCCGCCTCTCGCAAGCCGCGTTGGACCGCTTCAGTTCAAGCAACAAAAATCTGGTAAAAGTCGACTACAGCGAAGCCAAAGGCCAGCATGTACTGGCAGGCGAGATCCGGGCCCCGGCAGCCACCGCCCCTATGGCACAAAGCATTCTTCAATGGGTCGCCACACTCGGCCCGCTTGCACCATGA
- the dnaQ gene encoding DNA polymerase III subunit epsilon → MRQIVLDTETTGFYANHPDHPDRMVEIGCVELVNRKLTGNNLHFYLNPGRDSDEGALRVHGLTTQFLSDKPRFEEIAQELVDYVAGAEIIIHNAPFDLSFLDMELKRTGKKPFKSFVGSVLDTLVMAKEMFPGKRNSLDALCDRLEVDNSGRTLHGALLDAELLADVYINMTRGQDALLMESSDTQEPGLVVEQLDLRTMQLPVLEANAQEMAAHDDVLAQLDKSSGGKTVWKQMA, encoded by the coding sequence ATGCGCCAGATTGTTCTTGACACGGAAACCACCGGTTTTTACGCCAACCATCCGGACCATCCGGACCGCATGGTGGAAATCGGCTGCGTGGAACTCGTCAACCGCAAGCTCACCGGGAACAATCTGCACTTTTACCTGAACCCTGGGCGGGACAGCGACGAGGGTGCGTTGCGGGTCCACGGGCTGACAACCCAGTTTTTGAGCGACAAGCCCCGCTTTGAGGAGATTGCCCAAGAGCTGGTGGACTATGTAGCGGGCGCCGAAATCATCATCCACAACGCGCCTTTTGACCTGTCCTTTCTGGACATGGAGCTCAAGCGCACTGGCAAGAAGCCGTTCAAGAGTTTTGTCGGCAGTGTCTTGGACACCTTGGTGATGGCCAAGGAAATGTTTCCGGGCAAACGCAACAGCCTGGATGCTTTGTGCGATCGCTTGGAGGTAGACAACTCAGGGCGCACCTTGCACGGGGCGCTGTTGGATGCCGAGCTGCTGGCCGACGTTTACATCAACATGACCCGGGGCCAAGATGCCTTGTTGATGGAGAGTAGCGATACCCAAGAGCCCGGCTTGGTAGTGGAGCAGTTGGACTTGCGTACCATGCAACTGCCAGTCTTGGAAGCGAATGCCCAAGAAATGGCCGCGCACGATGATGTTTTGGCCCAGTTGGACAAATCTAGCGGCGGAAAAACGGTCTGGAAGCAAATGGCCTAA
- the fdx gene encoding ISC system 2Fe-2S type ferredoxin — protein sequence MPIIKILPHPEYCPEGVELKAAPGTSICEALLENGIQIEHACDMSCACTTCHVIVREGLQSLNAAEETEEDLLDRAWGLEPQSRLSCQAYLAQQDLVVQIPKYTINHARENH from the coding sequence ATGCCTATCATCAAAATTCTGCCGCACCCTGAGTATTGCCCTGAAGGGGTTGAGTTAAAAGCGGCACCCGGCACTTCCATTTGCGAGGCGTTGCTGGAAAACGGTATCCAGATTGAACATGCGTGCGACATGAGCTGCGCCTGTACTACCTGCCACGTGATCGTGCGCGAAGGTTTGCAAAGCTTGAATGCGGCGGAAGAAACAGAAGAAGACCTGTTGGACCGCGCCTGGGGCCTGGAGCCACAGTCCCGATTGAGTTGCCAGGCTTACCTGGCGCAGCAAGACCTGGTGGTACAGATTCCCAAATACACCATCAACCACGCCCGCGAAAACCACTGA
- the hscA gene encoding Fe-S protein assembly chaperone HscA yields MALLQISEPGQSPNPHERRIAVGIDLGTTHSLVAAVRSGVAECLPDAQGRVVLPSVVRYLDADRRQIGFDALANQTTDPGNTIASAKRLMGRGFADIAHADKLPFALVNEPGMARIRTIAGVKSPVEVSAEILATLRFRAEDSFNDDIYGAVITVPAYFDDAQRQATKDAAQLAGLNVLRLINEPTAAAIAYGLDNASEGVYAIYDLGGGTFDISILRLSQGVFEVLATGGDSALGGDDYDRALAEWLLQTSGLAAPTPEDQAVLMAEARSCKEALSAEEIASVEVDLSAGAIDLGVRREDFEAVTKDLTARTLQAVRKALRDASLSKEDVQGVVLVGGSTRMPQIKAAVQAFFGQEPLTNLNPDEVVALGAAIQANQLAGNNPGGDLLLLDVIPLSLGVETMGGLVERIVPRNQTIPTAMAQDFTTYKDGQTALALHVVQGERDLVADCRSLARFELRGIPPMAAGAARIRVTFTVDADGLLNVSAKEQVSGVEARIDVKPSYGLTDDQIAAMLKDSFATAEADMRARALVEARVDADRLIMATRSALEADGELLNAAERTAIDAAIADVTAATQVTDPAVIETAIKALADVTEPFAAMRMNKGISEALAGKSIESI; encoded by the coding sequence ATGGCGCTTTTGCAAATTTCAGAACCCGGCCAATCCCCCAATCCGCATGAGCGCCGTATTGCCGTTGGTATCGATTTAGGGACCACCCACTCCTTGGTGGCCGCAGTGCGCAGCGGTGTGGCGGAGTGCCTGCCTGACGCGCAGGGCCGGGTGGTGTTGCCCAGTGTGGTGCGGTATCTGGATGCCGATCGCCGGCAGATCGGCTTTGACGCCTTGGCGAATCAAACCACCGACCCGGGGAACACGATTGCATCTGCCAAGCGCCTGATGGGGCGCGGTTTTGCGGATATTGCGCACGCCGACAAGCTGCCGTTTGCCTTGGTGAACGAGCCGGGGATGGCCCGAATCCGCACGATTGCAGGGGTGAAGAGCCCGGTGGAAGTCAGTGCTGAGATCCTGGCGACCTTGCGGTTTCGGGCTGAAGACAGCTTCAATGATGACATTTACGGTGCCGTCATCACGGTACCGGCGTATTTTGATGATGCACAGCGCCAAGCCACCAAAGACGCTGCCCAACTTGCGGGCCTGAATGTCTTGCGTTTGATCAACGAGCCGACTGCGGCCGCCATTGCTTATGGTTTGGACAATGCCTCGGAAGGGGTCTACGCCATTTATGACTTGGGCGGCGGTACCTTCGATATTTCTATTCTTCGTTTGTCGCAAGGCGTTTTTGAAGTGTTGGCCACCGGCGGCGACTCCGCCTTGGGGGGCGATGACTACGACCGCGCATTGGCGGAGTGGTTGCTGCAAACTTCCGGCCTTGCAGCCCCCACCCCTGAGGACCAGGCGGTGTTGATGGCAGAGGCACGCTCTTGCAAAGAAGCCTTGTCGGCTGAAGAAATTGCCAGCGTGGAAGTGGATCTGTCAGCAGGCGCTATCGATCTGGGTGTCCGGCGTGAGGATTTCGAGGCGGTCACCAAAGACCTGACGGCGCGCACCTTGCAAGCCGTACGCAAGGCTTTGCGAGATGCGTCGCTCAGCAAAGAAGATGTTCAGGGTGTGGTTCTGGTGGGCGGCTCTACGCGCATGCCCCAGATCAAGGCTGCCGTGCAGGCCTTTTTTGGTCAAGAGCCGTTGACCAATTTGAATCCGGATGAGGTGGTGGCGCTGGGTGCCGCCATTCAGGCTAACCAGCTGGCAGGCAACAACCCCGGTGGAGATTTATTGCTGCTGGACGTGATTCCCTTGTCGTTGGGGGTGGAAACCATGGGGGGCTTGGTCGAGCGCATTGTGCCGCGCAACCAAACCATCCCTACTGCCATGGCGCAGGATTTCACAACCTACAAAGACGGCCAGACCGCATTGGCCTTGCATGTCGTCCAGGGTGAGCGGGACCTCGTCGCCGATTGCCGCAGCCTGGCGCGGTTTGAGCTACGAGGCATTCCCCCCATGGCAGCAGGCGCAGCCCGCATCCGGGTGACCTTCACCGTGGATGCCGACGGCTTGTTGAACGTCTCTGCCAAAGAGCAAGTCAGCGGTGTGGAGGCCCGGATTGATGTGAAGCCGTCTTACGGACTCACTGATGATCAAATTGCCGCCATGCTCAAAGACAGCTTTGCCACTGCCGAGGCCGATATGCGAGCCCGCGCCTTGGTGGAAGCCCGGGTGGACGCCGATCGCTTGATCATGGCGACGCGCAGTGCGTTGGAGGCGGATGGTGAGCTTCTCAATGCCGCAGAGCGCACTGCCATTGATGCCGCAATTGCCGATGTGACCGCTGCCACGCAGGTTACTGACCCTGCCGTGATTGAAACCGCGATCAAGGCGCTGGCCGATGTGACAGAGCCCTTTGCCGCCATGCGGATGAACAAAGGTATTTCAGAAGCACTGGCCGGCAAAAGCATTGAATCCATTTGA
- the hscB gene encoding Fe-S protein assembly co-chaperone HscB, whose amino-acid sequence MNLQDDDFALFGLTRAFAQDRASIDARWKELQREAHPDKFASHGPAAQRVALQWSVRVNEAYQRLKDPLKRAAYLCELAGKPIQAHSNTAMPAAFLMQQMEWREALDDANGASALEALLAKVQQSRQELRGACETALDQTKDFEAAVSHVRALMFIDKFALDLHQRLDQFE is encoded by the coding sequence GTGAACCTGCAAGACGATGACTTTGCCCTCTTCGGTTTGACTAGGGCGTTCGCGCAGGATCGTGCCTCCATCGATGCGCGCTGGAAGGAGCTTCAGAGGGAAGCCCATCCGGATAAATTTGCATCTCATGGTCCTGCAGCCCAGCGGGTGGCATTGCAATGGTCTGTCAGGGTCAACGAGGCCTACCAACGCTTAAAAGATCCCCTGAAGCGTGCTGCCTACTTGTGTGAGTTGGCCGGAAAGCCCATTCAGGCGCACAGCAACACCGCCATGCCCGCTGCATTTCTTATGCAGCAGATGGAGTGGCGCGAGGCGCTGGATGATGCGAATGGCGCAAGCGCACTGGAGGCTTTATTGGCCAAGGTGCAACAAAGCCGGCAGGAGCTGCGGGGCGCCTGCGAGACTGCGTTGGACCAAACAAAAGACTTTGAAGCCGCGGTGAGTCACGTGCGGGCTTTGATGTTTATCGATAAGTTCGCGCTCGACCTGCATCAGCGTTTAGATCAATTTGAATAG
- the iscA gene encoding iron-sulfur cluster assembly protein IscA, which produces MAVTLTEAAARHVTRYLTKRGKGVGVRLGVKTTGCSGLAYQLEYVDELAPEDIVFEGHGVKVLVDPKSFAYIDGTQLDFVREGLNEGFRFNNPNERDKCGCGESFRV; this is translated from the coding sequence ATGGCCGTCACCCTGACAGAGGCCGCTGCTCGCCACGTGACCCGCTACCTGACCAAACGTGGAAAGGGAGTGGGGGTGCGCTTGGGCGTAAAGACCACAGGCTGCTCCGGACTGGCATATCAGCTGGAGTACGTGGATGAGTTGGCGCCGGAAGATATCGTGTTTGAAGGCCATGGCGTGAAAGTCCTGGTCGATCCCAAGAGCTTTGCCTATATTGACGGTACCCAGCTGGATTTTGTCCGCGAGGGTTTGAACGAAGGTTTTCGCTTCAATAACCCCAACGAGCGCGACAAGTGTGGGTGTGGTGAGTCCTTCCGCGTGTGA